The following DNA comes from Chloroflexota bacterium.
CGCGTCGGCGACCTTTGCGTTCGTCCATCCGGCGTTGTTCGCCTTTGGGCACGAACCAACGACGACGGCGCAGGTCTTTCATCACGCCGCCTTCCATTACTTCTTTGTTAAAGCGGCGCAACAAACTGTCGAAAGACTCACCGTCTCGCAACTTGACCGTCACAGTATCCTCACCCCTTTATTGTAGAATATCCCTTGCTATAATTTTGGAGCGACGGCGATATTACCATTTCAGCGCGGAATTGTCAAATAGCGCGCCAACTGCCAAAGCGGTGCGAACCCTTGCAGATTGTTGCCTTCGCTATTGCCTTGAATGAGGAACGTCCGACCATTGCTCGCATACGTGTTGCTCGTCACTTGATTGTGCGTCGAGTTGAGCAAATGCACGGCGACGTTGTTGCTCTGCAACGTATTGCCGCATAGACAATTGCCGTGCGAGCGATAATCGCCCGGCGGCAGAAACGAAAATGCGCCCTTGTCGTATTCCTCCGAGTAAAAATACAACGCCGTGTTGCTGTTGACGATTTGATTGCCCGAGATCATGTTGTTGTGGCTGTTCAACGAAATGACGCCATGATTGCTCATGTTCGAAATCGAGTTTCCTTTGATCTCGGTGTTCTGTGCGAATCCAAGCCAGACGCCGTCGAGTCCATCGCGCATTTGATTGTCATTGACTTTGTTGCCCGTACAAAAACTCAGTTCGACGCCGTTGTAGAGTACGCCTGTAATCGTGTTGCCGATGATCGAATTGTTGTTGCCGCACGGCAGCGCGTGCGCTTTGATAAATACGCCATTGCCATTCCGCCCGACGACCGCGTTGTTGGCAATCACATTACCGTTCGAACCATCTTGCACGACGATGCCGCCCGCATCGCATCCGAAACCGACCGTGCCCGCACCCCAGGTACATTTTCGCACATTATCCGCGGTCGTGTTGCCGGACACTTCGCTGCTGTTCGTCCGCAACAAGTTGATGCCCCACGCTGAATTGTCTGACGAAGTGTTGCTCCGCACCGAGATGCCCGACGAGTACCGCACGTCAATCCCAATCGCTTGATGCAAAGTGGTGTTGCTGAGAACCTGGGAATCGGTCGTGTTGTTGAGACGGATCCCGCCACCCTCCGTCATGCCAAGAAACTTGCCAAAGCGCGACCCAGGGTCCACATCGTCATAGTTGTTCGAACTGTCGTTGTTACGAATCACGAGCTTGGTACCGGCTTCGACGTAAATCCCGTATAGAAAATTCGACACGCGGCAGCCGCGCACCTCGACGTACTGCGGCGTCTGCGAACCGAGCAGACCGTACTTGCGAATCGCGACGCCATAGCCAGTAAAGTTAGCGCCGCGAATCGCGTGATTGTTGCAATCGAGCACAACGTAACTCGAACGAATCTTGATGCACTCGCCATTGGCATTCAGGTCCGTGCTCAAACGATATGTGCCCGGTGAGTCAATCGAGGCGCACGAGTTGATCGCCGTGATGGGCGGTGAAGTCGGCGTCACCGTTGGGCGCGGCGTGGGCGGCAGCGTGGGTGTGGGCGGGATCGTCGGTGTGGGCGACAAGGTTGGCGTCGGCGAGAGTGTCGGTGTGGGGGTTTTCGTCGGCGTGGGCGTGCGGGAAGGCGTGGACGTGCGCGATGGAGTGACCGTGTTCGTCGGCGTGTGCGTGGGTGGCGTGGACGTCAGCATCGCGACGTACACATTCGTTGCCACCGCGACGGATGTGCGTTGCGCGAGCGTACTCTGCGCGCGTTCGTACTGATCCATCAACACGCCGAATACGCCCATCGCGACCAGTCCGATGACGGCTGTTTCGATCACGATCAAAACGGAAATCTCTTTGCGATTTGTGCGCGCGGCTTTTTGCGACATCGGCGCAAATTCTAGCACAGGGTACGCGCGGTGTCAATTCGTCTTATGCAACTCGCCAGACACGCTTTCGCGTCAGTCTCCAGCACTACGCCGCCGCGCGCGTACACTGCCGGCGATCACCACTCCACCGATAACGATAATTCCCAGCAGAAACAAACGGGGCAACCCAGTGTGATCGTTGTACGCCGCGAACGAATTTACAGCCACCGCCGTTGGCAAACCATACTCATACGCGCCGATATCACAAGTCCCAACGCGCGATTGCCCGCGCTGATCGGTTGAGGGGCATCCATTGTTGTCGCCTGCGTTGATCGCCGGGCTACCGGATAAAAGCGCGTGTGTTTGCGTCGCGCCGCCGTTGTTCGCGAGCGAACCAAGGAGCGGATTAGTCGTTGGCTTGTCGCCGGTCGCGCTGAGATTGCAGGAGCTATCCGTACTGATGTTGTGTCCCAGCGAAATGATTCCCAAGCCCATATCGCTCAGGCAATTCGGTGTTGCGCCGTTCGATGCGATAATCGTGTTTTTGAGTCGCACGACACTATCCACGGTGTAACTGTTGTAAATACCTGCCGCAATACCATTCAGGTTCGTCGCTTGATTGCCATTTATCGTTACATTCGTCAGAGTCATACTTCCAACATTGTGAATCCCCGCGACTTCTTGCGCGGTATTACCGCTGATCGTTACATTCGTGATTGTCATTAAACCACCAGAAGTAATTCCCCCACCACGTTGGTTCGCCTGGTTATTTGCAATTAGGGCATTTGTAAGTGTCACGAAACCTGTACTGAATAAACCACCCGCCGCGTCTGCGGTATTGGTTAGTATATTGCTGTTTAGGATGGTTAAATTAGCACTATTACCAACACCACCACCGACCGATGCCACATTCTCGCTAATCGTGCTGTTCTCCAAAACCAACGTTCCTTGGTTGTCAAAGCCACCTCCAACATATCCGTTATTGGAAACGATGTGTACATTTTCCAGGTAAGCAAAGCCGGAATTATTCAAGCCCGCTCCTTCACTCCCCGAAGTGTTGTTGTTCAGATTCACATTCGACATGTACAGAGTACCATAATTGCGGATACCACCTCCACGATTAATCACCGTGTTGCTGGTAACCGTTGAATTAGTGATCGTTAGAACCCCCGCATTGTTAATCCCTCCGCCTTCTCCCGCTTGATAAGGAGAACCGTTGCGAATGGTCACATTCGAGATGGTGACACGGGCAGGTGCCCAAATTTCAAAGACGCGATCAAGCATGTTCCCATCAATAATTGTGTTGCTCGCTCCAGCGCCATTGAGGGTCATATCAGAAGTAATATCAAAATCTCCAAAAGTTGGAAAATTCCCTCCGCCACTTTCGGCACGTGTCAGGAGATACACTCCAGCCGGTAGATTAATCGAGTTCGCTCCTCCCAACGCGTTCGCTTGCATCAACGCCGCGCGCAACGCGCAGGTGTTTGTTGTTGTGTGGCATACACCGTCCGTCAAATTGTCGTCAATCAAATCAGTCGTGTCGTTGACCGTGAATGTGACCGCCATCGGTTTGGCATGTACGGGTACGCCGAGCGCAAAGAGCAAGACAGCATTAACCAATAATGTTGTCAGAACAAAATACCTAGTCCCACTTTTCATGATTTATCTCCTGATGGACAAAGTTTTCGGCATCCAGATTATGCAACCACTCAGTTCCTCACGTCACGCCGCCGCGCGCGTACGCTACCGGCGATCACCACTCCACCGATAACGATAATTCCCAGCAGAAACAAACGGGGCAACCCAGTGTGGTCGTTGTACGCCGCGAACGAATTTACAGCCACCGCCGTTGGCAAACCATACTCATACGCGCCGATATCACAAGTCCCAACTCGCGATTGCCCGCGCTGATCGGTTGAGGGGCATCCATTGTTGTCACCCGTGTTGATCGCCGGGCTACCGGATAAAAGCGCGTGTGTTTGCGTCGCGCCGCCGTTGTTCGCGAGCGAACCAAGAAGTGGATTAGTCGTTGGCTTGTCGCCCGTCGCATTGAGATTGCAGGAGCTATCCGTACTGATGTTGTGTCCCAGCGAAATGATTCCCAAGCCCATATCGCTCAGGCAATTTGGGGTTGTGCCGTTCGATGCGATAATCGTGTTTTTGAGTCGCACGACACTGTCCACGTTGTAACTATTGTAGACGCCTACGGCAATCCCATTTGGGTTTGTCGCTTGATTGCCGTTGATCGTTACGTTCGTAAGTGTGATATTTCCAGCATTTTCAATTCCCGCGCCTGCTTGCGCGGTGTTACCGCTGATCGTTACATTCGTCAGTGAAGCGTTTCCGGAAATTGAAATCAGACCAAAACCTGTGGTATTGCTACTAACGGTACTGGCGGTCAATGTCAATGTGCTACCTCGACTACTAAAAATGGCGGCAGAATAATTCAAAGAACTGTTACCAACGATAGAACTGTTGGTCACCGTTAGAATCCCTCCATTGGCAATTCCGCCACTATGGAATGGGGCAGAGTTACTACTGACCGTAACATTAGTCAGCTCTGCTTGCCCAGAGATTGCCAAGCCACCACCCAAGCCAGTCGTGGTATCTGTCACCACGTTTTGTTTGATGAGAGTATTCGTTAGACTCAGACTACCGTTACTCATAATCCCGCCACCCATCGTCCAACTTGTATTGTTGATAATTTGGCTATCTGACACGACAAGTTCGCCTTCACTCCAGATACCACCACCGGCATCTGCAGAATTGTTATCAAGGTTAACATTCGAAAGGATCACACTACCCGAATTGTAAACACCACCACCGTACGCTGAGAAATCGTATTTCTTTCCATTTCGAATCGTTAAACCACTGATAGCCACTCGGTAGTTAGAAGAAATACGGAAAACCCGATTAGTTTGATTTCCATCTATCACGGTATTCACTACACCAGAACCCATGATGGTTAGATTGCTACTAATGTCGAGATCGCCTACATTGTCGAGTCCATTCCCGGCAATCGTGAGCACAAACATACCCGCCGGCAAATTGATCGTGTTCGTCCCGCCCAACGCGTTCGCTTGCATCACCGCCGCGCGCAGCGTACACGTGTTTGTCGTCGTGTGGCATACACCGTCCGTCAAATTGTCGTCAATCAAATCAGTCGTGTCGTTGACCGTGAATGTGACCACCATCGGTTTGGCATGTACGGGTACGCCGAGCGCAAAGAGCAGGACAGCATTAACCAATAATGTTGTCAGAACAAAATACCTAGTCTCACTTTTCATGGTTGATCTCCTCACAGACCTGGTTTTCAACATCCGAATTATAACGCCTCTAACCTGGGTATGCAAGAGTTTTGAGGTTAAATTTTGTTAACCGTCATTTCA
Coding sequences within:
- the rpsU gene encoding 30S ribosomal protein S21, with the protein product MTVKLRDGESFDSLLRRFNKEVMEGGVMKDLRRRRWFVPKGEQRRMDERKGRRRARMMRLRQDSDEG
- a CDS encoding right-handed parallel beta-helix repeat-containing protein; its protein translation is MSQKAARTNRKEISVLIVIETAVIGLVAMGVFGVLMDQYERAQSTLAQRTSVAVATNVYVAMLTSTPPTHTPTNTVTPSRTSTPSRTPTPTKTPTPTLSPTPTLSPTPTIPPTPTLPPTPRPTVTPTSPPITAINSCASIDSPGTYRLSTDLNANGECIKIRSSYVVLDCNNHAIRGANFTGYGVAIRKYGLLGSQTPQYVEVRGCRVSNFLYGIYVEAGTKLVIRNNDSSNNYDDVDPGSRFGKFLGMTEGGGIRLNNTTDSQVLSNTTLHQAIGIDVRYSSGISVRSNTSSDNSAWGINLLRTNSSEVSGNTTADNVRKCTWGAGTVGFGCDAGGIVVQDGSNGNVIANNAVVGRNGNGVFIKAHALPCGNNNSIIGNTITGVLYNGVELSFCTGNKVNDNQMRDGLDGVWLGFAQNTEIKGNSISNMSNHGVISLNSHNNMISGNQIVNSNTALYFYSEEYDKGAFSFLPPGDYRSHGNCLCGNTLQSNNVAVHLLNSTHNQVTSNTYASNGRTFLIQGNSEGNNLQGFAPLWQLARYLTIPR